The following are encoded together in the Vigna angularis cultivar LongXiaoDou No.4 chromosome 9, ASM1680809v1, whole genome shotgun sequence genome:
- the LOC108320678 gene encoding uncharacterized protein LOC108320678 isoform X1 → MAKGGQCFFEKLRRCVRTVFFVVALVASLAVTSLPVVVAVVDVLVPCFLISNFTCVKCFSFKEHFHRYAFNSSLMDIPLVSVIRSLIILCVYSVCDAPALSHGPYLGTVTLCSFLSIVLLSVKACVFTVNSHIEAEASASFRKQRLHLKKPWGMPVLFLSSVVFALGHTVVAYRTSCRARRKLLFHRVDPEAVLSCKNVFSGYPKVPRSPTPSVGRTPKSDYETRRRPFGTARDEELLVRLLANSDSLFITCQGLTLHYKLSLPGSLPHSLSSMSCIESNSSRITSAMAAGLAKPNKHFISTSPNVQPQLYRSYSNQFHGPSLHVPLLDGPITSIISEEVPVFHLDGICEDETNKLDFQSLDKNAKNVGQLGLVLIHGFGGGVFSWRHVMGSLARQSNCSVAAFDRPGWGLSSRPRREDWEEKELPNPYKLETQVDLLLSFCSEIGFSSVVLIGHDDGGLLALMTAQKNKSSLNYFNVDVKGVVLLNVSLSREVVPSFARILLHTSLGKKHLVRPLLRTEITQVVNRRAWYDPTKMTQEVLTLYKAPLFVEGWDEALHEIGKLSSETILSTKNAESLLQAVGDIPVLVIAGSEDSLVSLKSCQAMASKLVNSRLVAVSGCGHLPHEECPKALLAAISPFINRLLFTSDSQSQ, encoded by the exons ATGGCGAAGGGAGGGCAATGCTTCTTCGAGAAGCTTCGGCGGTGCGTTCGGACGGTTTTCTTCGTGGTGGCATTGGTGGCGTCCTTGGCGGTTACGTCGCTGCCGGTGGTTGTGGCGGTGGTTGACGTTTTGGTGCCGTGCTTTTTGATATCGAACTTCACATGTGTCAAGTGTTTCAGCTTCAAGGAGCATTTTCACCGTTACGCTTTCAACAGTTCCTTGATGGACATTCCGCTCGTTTCGGTCATAAGATCGCTTATCATTCTCT GTGTTTATTCCGTTTGTGATGCTCCTGCTCTCTCACACGGTCCTTACCTTGGAACTGTGACTCTGTGCTCCTTTCTGTCAATTGTTCTCCTTTCGGTCAAAGCTTGTGTTTTCACTGTAAATTCACATATCGAAGCGGAGGCTTCAGCTTCCTTCAGGAAGCAGAGACTTCATTTGAAGAAGCCATGGGGAATGCCTGTCTTGTTTCTCTCATCAGTCGTGTTTGCCCTTGGCCATACTGTGGTTGCTTATAGAACCAGCTGCAGAGCACGCAGAAAGCTCTTGTTTCATCGAGTTGACCCTGAAGCT GTTCTATCGTGCAAAAATGTTTTCTCTGGCTATCCAAAGGTCCCACGATCTCCCACTCCTTCTGTTGGGAGAACCCCCAAAAGTGACTATGAAACAAGGCGAAGACCTTTTGGGACTGCTCGTGATGAAGAACTGCTTGTCAGATTACTTGCAAACTCTGACAGCTTATTCATTACATGCCAAGGACTTACACTGCATTACAAGCTAAGCTTGCCTGGTTCACTTCCACATTCGTTGTCTTCAATGTCCTGTATTGAGTCAAATTCTAGCCGCATTACTTCAGCAATGGCTGCTGGGTTGGCAAAACctaataaacattttataagTACATCTCCAAATGTCCAGCCACAATTGTACAGGAGCTATAGCAATCAATTCCATGGCCCATCCCTACATGTTCCTCTATTGGATGGTCCTATAACTTCTATTATTTCTGAAGAGGTCCCCGTTTTTCACCTGGATGGTATTTGTGAAGATGAAACTAATAAATTAGATTTTCAATCTCTGGACAAAAATGCAAAGAATGTTGGCCAATTAGGTCTTGTTTTAATTCATGGGTTTGGTGGAGGAGTCTTCTCTTGGAGGCATGTGATGGGATCTTTAGCTCGGCAGAGTAATTGCTCAGTTGCTGCATTCGATAGGCCTGGTTGGGGATTAAGTTCAAGGCCTCGCAGGGAGGACTGGGAGGAAAAAGAGTTGCCTAATCCTTATAAGCTTGAAACTCAG GTTGACCTGCTTTTATCATTCTGTTCGGAGATTGGATTTTCTTCAGTGGTGTTAATCGGGCATGATGATGGAGGATTGCTGGCCCTTATGACtgcacaaaaaaataaatcatcacTGAATTATTTCAAT GTTGATGTGAAAGGGGTTGTATTGCTAAATGTCAGCTTGTCCAGGGAAGTGGTTCCATCCTTTGCAAGAATTCTTCTGCATACCTCACTTGGAAAGAAGCATTTGGTTCGCCCTCTACTAAGAACAGAAATCACTCAAGTGGTGAATCGGCGTGCTTGGTATGATCCTACCAAAATGACACAAGAAGTTTTGACCCTTTACAAG gCTCCACTGTTTGTAGAAGGATGGGACGAGGCACTTCATGAGATTGGTAAATTGTCATCCGAAACCATCCTTTCAACTAAAAATGCAGAATCATTATTACAAGCTGTAGGAGACATTCCAGTGTTAGTCATTGCAGGTTCTGAGGATTCCCTTGTTTCTTTGAAATCATGTCAAGCTATGGCCTCAAAACTTGTAAATTCT AGATTGGTTGCCGTATCTGGATGTGGCCATTTACCCCATGAAGAGTGTCCGAAGGCATTGCTTGCAGCTATCTCACCCTTCATCAATAGACTCTTATTTACATCTGACTCGCAAAGCCAATaa
- the LOC108320678 gene encoding uncharacterized protein LOC108320678 isoform X2: MAKGGQCFFEKLRRCVRTVFFVVALVASLAVTSLPVVVAVVDVLVPCFLISNFTCVKCFSFKEHFHRYAFNSSLMDIPLVSVIRSLIILCVYSVCDAPALSHGPYLGTVTLCSFLSIVLLSVKACVFTVNSHIEAEASASFRKQRLHLKKPWGMPVLFLSSVVFALGHTVVAYRTSCRARRKLLFHRVDPEAVLSCKNVFSGYPKVPRSPTPSVGRTPKSDYETRRRPFGTARDEELLVRLLANSDSLFITCQGLTLHYKLSLPGSLPHSLSSMSCIESNSSRITSAMAAGLAKPNKHFISTSPNVQPQLYRSYSNQFHGPSLHVPLLDGPITSIISEEVPVFHLDGICEDETNKLDFQSLDKNAKNVGQLGLVLIHGFGGGVFSWRHVMGSLARQSNCSVAAFDRPGWGLSSRPRREDWEEKELPNPYKLETQVDLLLSFCSEIGFSSVVLIGHDDGGLLALMTAQKNKSSLNYFNVDVKGVVLLNVSLSREVVPSFARILLHTSLGKKHLVRPLLRTEITQVVNRRAWYDPTKMTQEVLTLYKAPLFVEGWDEALHEIGSEDSLVSLKSCQAMASKLVNSRLVAVSGCGHLPHEECPKALLAAISPFINRLLFTSDSQSQ; this comes from the exons ATGGCGAAGGGAGGGCAATGCTTCTTCGAGAAGCTTCGGCGGTGCGTTCGGACGGTTTTCTTCGTGGTGGCATTGGTGGCGTCCTTGGCGGTTACGTCGCTGCCGGTGGTTGTGGCGGTGGTTGACGTTTTGGTGCCGTGCTTTTTGATATCGAACTTCACATGTGTCAAGTGTTTCAGCTTCAAGGAGCATTTTCACCGTTACGCTTTCAACAGTTCCTTGATGGACATTCCGCTCGTTTCGGTCATAAGATCGCTTATCATTCTCT GTGTTTATTCCGTTTGTGATGCTCCTGCTCTCTCACACGGTCCTTACCTTGGAACTGTGACTCTGTGCTCCTTTCTGTCAATTGTTCTCCTTTCGGTCAAAGCTTGTGTTTTCACTGTAAATTCACATATCGAAGCGGAGGCTTCAGCTTCCTTCAGGAAGCAGAGACTTCATTTGAAGAAGCCATGGGGAATGCCTGTCTTGTTTCTCTCATCAGTCGTGTTTGCCCTTGGCCATACTGTGGTTGCTTATAGAACCAGCTGCAGAGCACGCAGAAAGCTCTTGTTTCATCGAGTTGACCCTGAAGCT GTTCTATCGTGCAAAAATGTTTTCTCTGGCTATCCAAAGGTCCCACGATCTCCCACTCCTTCTGTTGGGAGAACCCCCAAAAGTGACTATGAAACAAGGCGAAGACCTTTTGGGACTGCTCGTGATGAAGAACTGCTTGTCAGATTACTTGCAAACTCTGACAGCTTATTCATTACATGCCAAGGACTTACACTGCATTACAAGCTAAGCTTGCCTGGTTCACTTCCACATTCGTTGTCTTCAATGTCCTGTATTGAGTCAAATTCTAGCCGCATTACTTCAGCAATGGCTGCTGGGTTGGCAAAACctaataaacattttataagTACATCTCCAAATGTCCAGCCACAATTGTACAGGAGCTATAGCAATCAATTCCATGGCCCATCCCTACATGTTCCTCTATTGGATGGTCCTATAACTTCTATTATTTCTGAAGAGGTCCCCGTTTTTCACCTGGATGGTATTTGTGAAGATGAAACTAATAAATTAGATTTTCAATCTCTGGACAAAAATGCAAAGAATGTTGGCCAATTAGGTCTTGTTTTAATTCATGGGTTTGGTGGAGGAGTCTTCTCTTGGAGGCATGTGATGGGATCTTTAGCTCGGCAGAGTAATTGCTCAGTTGCTGCATTCGATAGGCCTGGTTGGGGATTAAGTTCAAGGCCTCGCAGGGAGGACTGGGAGGAAAAAGAGTTGCCTAATCCTTATAAGCTTGAAACTCAG GTTGACCTGCTTTTATCATTCTGTTCGGAGATTGGATTTTCTTCAGTGGTGTTAATCGGGCATGATGATGGAGGATTGCTGGCCCTTATGACtgcacaaaaaaataaatcatcacTGAATTATTTCAAT GTTGATGTGAAAGGGGTTGTATTGCTAAATGTCAGCTTGTCCAGGGAAGTGGTTCCATCCTTTGCAAGAATTCTTCTGCATACCTCACTTGGAAAGAAGCATTTGGTTCGCCCTCTACTAAGAACAGAAATCACTCAAGTGGTGAATCGGCGTGCTTGGTATGATCCTACCAAAATGACACAAGAAGTTTTGACCCTTTACAAG gCTCCACTGTTTGTAGAAGGATGGGACGAGGCACTTCATGAGATTG GTTCTGAGGATTCCCTTGTTTCTTTGAAATCATGTCAAGCTATGGCCTCAAAACTTGTAAATTCT AGATTGGTTGCCGTATCTGGATGTGGCCATTTACCCCATGAAGAGTGTCCGAAGGCATTGCTTGCAGCTATCTCACCCTTCATCAATAGACTCTTATTTACATCTGACTCGCAAAGCCAATaa